One Vespa crabro chromosome 1, iyVesCrab1.2, whole genome shotgun sequence genomic region harbors:
- the LOC124430422 gene encoding uncharacterized protein LOC124430422 has protein sequence MCKVRITCLFLITCFIYQASASCQIPLIIRGSWFSWENGRNTLTEINAETMTNRGYCINMLEEYHVNYTFVFRKNVCYHCVKLIVRTVNVLEKLEASCVNLPTGVEPTVENVCKGLRPDQQLITLFSENYVPVNCRSSLEGVWQFAYQNRFRFTGECNHPDAQIRSCQTAGTQFLITNQKFNITYRQCQGMKGTFDGLVEYSCLGDWFVEKNHFFAVANTKESRKDEKYRCFLKNRDDDLYIGVSITAECNTLKTVEKSPERLRVTPVKAELVEPGCRLPQDMHGNWINTANIDADVFINETHIIETWYPDEGRYRRTIYVCRELRDSRIMMARLTVDGCQRDYVCFDVVTRHHNIIRYRRGLAVIKDDFHTVCSWVQFQNTEDWKYDLFLAKNPVPVRCPVAGKYMFKQKGDVLFETRILGGVTLSPRPNIYCKQNISDFSVCDTDQKEVAIDENYCLSVDYLGKPVDIYSEPDYKMKCIGYWKENLKSYLITYDELDPFSKYRCWVYQRADLNRVLMSQAIGPFCDLKQDVTSSNYTEGAAVALELQEYERERDQCPMHFDDGSNPWMQTENYIKVFHYGNGNDNAIVTSPLLLTGLLVFLTRLNFIHIHIRV, from the exons ATGTGTAAAGTACGGATAACGtgtttatttctaataacatgttttatttatcaag CATCTGCATCCTGCCAAATACCATTGATAATTAGGGGCTCTTGGTTTTCTTGGGAGAATGGGAGGAACACATTGACAGAAATAAATGCCGAAACGATGACAAATCGAggatattgtataaatatgttGGAAGAATATCATGTGAATTATACGTTTGTATTTCGCAAAAATGTTTGTTATCATTGTGTAAAACTGATTGTTAGAACGGTTAATGTATTAGAGAAACTAGAAG cAAGCTGTGTAAATTTACCCACCGGTGTTGAACCTACGGTAGAAAACGTCTGCAAAGGATTACGTCCTGATCAGCAATtgataacattattttctgAAAATTATGTTCCTGTAAATTGCAGATCGTCGCTCGAAGGTGTATGGCAGTTTGCCTATCAG AATCGTTTCAGGTTTACAGGAGAATGCAATCATCCGGATGCACAAATACGTTCTTGTCAAACAGCAGGAACACAGTTTCTTATAACTAATCAAAAGTTCAATATAACTTACAGACAGTGTCAGGGCATGAAAGGAACCTTCGACGGAT TGGTAGAATACAGCTGTTTGGGTGATTGGTTCGTAGAAAAGAATCACTTTTTTGCTGTAGCAAACACAAAAGAATCTAGAAAGGACGAAAAGTACAGgtgttttttaaaaaatcgcGATGACGATTTATACATTGGTGTATCGATTACAGCAGAATGTAATACTTTGAAAACAGTCGAGAAGAGTCCTGAGAGATTAAGAGTTACGCCTGTCAAAGCTGAATTAGTAGAACCTGGGTGTCGCTTACCTCAAGATATGCATGGGAATTGGATAAATACTGCTAATATCGATGCGGACGTTTTCATTAATGAAACGCATATCATCGAAACGTGGTATCCGGACGAAGGCCGTTATAGACGTACGATTTATGTTTGTCGTGAATTAAGAGATAGTAGGATAATGATGGCACGATTAACGGTCGATGGCTG CCAAAGGGATTACGTTTGTTTCGATGTTGTTACGCGGCATCACAATATCATTAGATACCGCCGTGGTCTTGCCGTTATTAAGGATGATTTTCATACAGTTTGCTCTTGGGTCCAGTTTCAAAATACAGAAGATTGGAAGTACGACTTATTTTTAG CGAAAAATCCTGTTCCCGTACGTTGTCCTGTCGCTGGAAAATACATGTTTAAGCAGAAAGGAGATGTACTTTTCGAAACACGTATCTTGGGTGGTGTCACACTATCGCCACGTCCAAATATCTATTGTAAGCAAAATATTTCGGATTTTTCGGTATGCGATACAGATCAAAAAGAAGTGGCCATAGATGAGAACTATTGTTTGTCCGTGGATTATTTAGGAAAGCCAGTGGATATTTATA GCGAACCcgattataaaatgaaatgtattgggtattggaaagaaaatttaaaatccTATCTTATTACATACGACGAATTAGATCCTTTCAGCAAGTACCGTTGTTGGGTATATCAGAGAGCAGATTTGAACAGAGTATTAATGTCTCAGGCAATCGGACCATTTTGCGATCTTAAGCAAGACGTTACGAGTAGCAATTATACAGAAGGTGCAGCAGTTGCACTCGAATTGCAA gaATACGAACGAGAACGCGATCAGTGCCCGATGCATTTTGATGATGGAAGTAATCCATGGATGCAGACTGAAAACTATATTAAAGTTTTCCATTATGGTAACGGTAACGATAACGCGATCGTAACGTCTCCCTTATTGCTTACGGGACTCTTAGTCTTTCTTACTCGGCtcaattttatacatatacatatacgagtGTAG
- the LOC124430753 gene encoding protein FAM32A, whose product MPPTNDDDDPYAHAAKGPLKLKNDQTVSKKKKKKDSKSKKLVEIANKIEEEIPRNIEIKRTKAEIAFQKMQEKMQNERIKQKASMTHKQRVEEFNRHLDSLTEHFDIPKVSWTK is encoded by the exons atgccTCCGacaaacgacgacgacgatcctTATGCACATGCTGCTAAAGGACctcttaaattaaaaaacgatCAGACCGTGAGCAAAAA gaaaaagaaaaaagatagcaAAAGTAAGAAACTAGTGGAGATAGCCAATAAAATCGAAGAGGAGATACCAcggaatattgaaataaagcGTACAAAGGCGGAAATAGCTTTTCAAAAAATGCAAGAAAAAATG cAAAATGAGAGGATAAAACAGAAGGCTTCTATGACACACAAACAACGCGTCGAAGAATTCAATAGGCATTTGGATAGTTTGACAGAGCACTTTGACATACCAAAAGTCAGCTGGACCAAATAA
- the LOC124430733 gene encoding ADP-ribosylation factor-like protein 8B-A: MLALINRILDWFKSLFWKEEMELTLVGLQYSGKTTFVNVIASGQFSEDMIPTVGFNMRKITKGNVTIKVWDIGGQPRFRSMWERYCRGVNAIVYMVDAADSEKIEASRNELHNLLDKPQLSGIPVLVLGNKRDLPHALDENGLIERMNLSAIQDREICCYSISCKEKDNIDITLQWLIAHSRSGIR, encoded by the exons ATGTTGGCGTTAATCAATAGGATCTTAGACTGGTTCAAGTCTCTCTTTTGGAAGGAGGAGATGGAACTCACGCTTGTTGGACTTCAATATAGCGGAAAAACTACATTCGTTAATGTTATAGCG tCAGGACAGTTCAGCGAAGATATGATACCAACGGTCGGTTTTAATATGCGTAAAATAACTAAAGGTAATGTTACCATTAAAGTTTGGGATATTGGCGGTCAACCAAGGTTTAGATCCATGTGGGAAAGATACTGCAGAGGCGTCAATGCTATAGTATACATGGTCGACGCAGCTGATTCGGAGAAAATTGAGGCCAGTCGTAACGAATTACATAATTTACTGGACAAACCTCAACTTTCCGGTATACCAGTTTTGGTCCTTGGAAATAAAAGGGATCTCCCTCATGCATTGGATGAAAATGGACTTATAGAAAGAAT GAATTTATCAGCGATTCAAGATCGTGAGATTTGTTGCTATAGTATTTCCTGCAAAGAAAAGGACAATATTGATATTACGTTACAATGGCTTATAGCACATTCCCGAAGCGGAATACGCTAA
- the LOC124430465 gene encoding elongation of very long chain fatty acids protein AAEL008004-like isoform X1, producing the protein MSIIIQYVDRFHEILDKHADARTTNWLLMRSPFPTLFICLTYIYIVKVLGPKLMENRKPFQLTNVLIVYNLLQVIFSAWLFHECLMGGWWSHYSFHCQPVDYSNSPTAIKIGMSGWLTGEYSLKCQPVDYSERPQVLRMVHASWWYYFSKFTEFMDTIFFVLRKKNNHVSMLHVIHHGCMPMSVWFGVKFTPGGHSTFFGLLNTFVHIIMYTYYLLAALGPKIQPYLWWKKYLTAFQMIQFVLIMIHAFQLLFIDCDYPKAFVWWIGMHAIMFFFLFNKFYQQNYQQKKTTKKMTSNGIANGKANGVISNGNIASNGTIRRDAADYYVKGESLAATEFNLRKGYLLNE; encoded by the exons ATGTCGATTATAATTCAATACGTGGACCGGTTCCACGAAATCTTGGACAAACACGCAG ACGCACGAACGACGAACTGGCTATTGATGAGATCTCCCTTTCCAACTCTATTCATATGtcttacttatatatacatcgtcAAAGTTTTGGGACCAAAGCTGATGGAAAATCGAAAGCCCTTTCAACTGACGAACGTTCTCATAGTTTATAATTTGCTCCAAGTGATCTTCTCGGCGTGGCTCTTCCACGAG TGCCTGATGGGTGGATGGTGGAGCCACTATAGTTTCCATTGTCAGCCTGTGGATTATTCGAACAGCCCGACCGCAATAAAG ATAGGAATGTCCGGATGGCTGACTGGAGAGTATTCTTTAAAGTGTCAACCTGTAGACTACAGTGAACGACCCCAAGTACTAAGG ATGGTGCACGCCAGTTGGTGGTATTACTTTTCGAAATTTACGGAGTTCATGGATACG ATCTTTTTTGtactgagaaaaaaaaataaccacGTGTCGATGCTTCATGTTATCCATCACGGCTGCATGCCAATGTCCGTCTGGTTTGGCGTTAAATTCACTCCTG GCGGTCACTCAACCTTCTTTGGATTACTCAACACCTTCGTACACATTATCATGTACACGTACTATTTACTCGCCGCTCTAGGGCCAAAAATACAGCCTTACCTCTGGTGGAAAAAGTATCTTACGGCCTTCCAAATGATCCAAttcgtattaataatgatacacGCCTTCCAATTGCTCTTCATCGACTGCGATTATCCGAAAGCCTTCGTCTGGTGGATCGGCATGCACGCCATTatgttcttcttcctcttcaacAAGTTCTATCAGCAAAATTATCAACAAAAGAAGACTACTAAAAAGATGACAAGTAATGGTATTGCAAATGGCAAAGCGAACGGCGTCATCTCAAATGGCAATATCGCCAGCAACGGCACGATAAGAAGGGATGCTGCGGATTATTACGTTAAAGGAGAGAGTTTAGCAGCGACAGAATTCAACCTTCGAAAAGGTTATCTTCTGAACGAGTGA
- the LOC124430465 gene encoding elongation of very long chain fatty acids protein AAEL008004-like isoform X2, with the protein MSIIIQYVDRFHEILDKHADARTTNWLLMRSPFPTLFICLTYIYIVKVLGPKLMENRKPFQLTNVLIVYNLLQVIFSAWLFHEIGMSGWLTGEYSLKCQPVDYSERPQVLRMVHASWWYYFSKFTEFMDTIFFVLRKKNNHVSMLHVIHHGCMPMSVWFGVKFTPGGHSTFFGLLNTFVHIIMYTYYLLAALGPKIQPYLWWKKYLTAFQMIQFVLIMIHAFQLLFIDCDYPKAFVWWIGMHAIMFFFLFNKFYQQNYQQKKTTKKMTSNGIANGKANGVISNGNIASNGTIRRDAADYYVKGESLAATEFNLRKGYLLNE; encoded by the exons ATGTCGATTATAATTCAATACGTGGACCGGTTCCACGAAATCTTGGACAAACACGCAG ACGCACGAACGACGAACTGGCTATTGATGAGATCTCCCTTTCCAACTCTATTCATATGtcttacttatatatacatcgtcAAAGTTTTGGGACCAAAGCTGATGGAAAATCGAAAGCCCTTTCAACTGACGAACGTTCTCATAGTTTATAATTTGCTCCAAGTGATCTTCTCGGCGTGGCTCTTCCACGAG ATAGGAATGTCCGGATGGCTGACTGGAGAGTATTCTTTAAAGTGTCAACCTGTAGACTACAGTGAACGACCCCAAGTACTAAGG ATGGTGCACGCCAGTTGGTGGTATTACTTTTCGAAATTTACGGAGTTCATGGATACG ATCTTTTTTGtactgagaaaaaaaaataaccacGTGTCGATGCTTCATGTTATCCATCACGGCTGCATGCCAATGTCCGTCTGGTTTGGCGTTAAATTCACTCCTG GCGGTCACTCAACCTTCTTTGGATTACTCAACACCTTCGTACACATTATCATGTACACGTACTATTTACTCGCCGCTCTAGGGCCAAAAATACAGCCTTACCTCTGGTGGAAAAAGTATCTTACGGCCTTCCAAATGATCCAAttcgtattaataatgatacacGCCTTCCAATTGCTCTTCATCGACTGCGATTATCCGAAAGCCTTCGTCTGGTGGATCGGCATGCACGCCATTatgttcttcttcctcttcaacAAGTTCTATCAGCAAAATTATCAACAAAAGAAGACTACTAAAAAGATGACAAGTAATGGTATTGCAAATGGCAAAGCGAACGGCGTCATCTCAAATGGCAATATCGCCAGCAACGGCACGATAAGAAGGGATGCTGCGGATTATTACGTTAAAGGAGAGAGTTTAGCAGCGACAGAATTCAACCTTCGAAAAGGTTATCTTCTGAACGAGTGA
- the LOC124430465 gene encoding elongation of very long chain fatty acids protein AAEL008004-like isoform X4 produces MRSPFPTLFICLTYIYIVKVLGPKLMENRKPFQLTNVLIVYNLLQVIFSAWLFHECLMGGWWSHYSFHCQPVDYSNSPTAIKIGMSGWLTGEYSLKCQPVDYSERPQVLRMVHASWWYYFSKFTEFMDTIFFVLRKKNNHVSMLHVIHHGCMPMSVWFGVKFTPGGHSTFFGLLNTFVHIIMYTYYLLAALGPKIQPYLWWKKYLTAFQMIQFVLIMIHAFQLLFIDCDYPKAFVWWIGMHAIMFFFLFNKFYQQNYQQKKTTKKMTSNGIANGKANGVISNGNIASNGTIRRDAADYYVKGESLAATEFNLRKGYLLNE; encoded by the exons ATGAGATCTCCCTTTCCAACTCTATTCATATGtcttacttatatatacatcgtcAAAGTTTTGGGACCAAAGCTGATGGAAAATCGAAAGCCCTTTCAACTGACGAACGTTCTCATAGTTTATAATTTGCTCCAAGTGATCTTCTCGGCGTGGCTCTTCCACGAG TGCCTGATGGGTGGATGGTGGAGCCACTATAGTTTCCATTGTCAGCCTGTGGATTATTCGAACAGCCCGACCGCAATAAAG ATAGGAATGTCCGGATGGCTGACTGGAGAGTATTCTTTAAAGTGTCAACCTGTAGACTACAGTGAACGACCCCAAGTACTAAGG ATGGTGCACGCCAGTTGGTGGTATTACTTTTCGAAATTTACGGAGTTCATGGATACG ATCTTTTTTGtactgagaaaaaaaaataaccacGTGTCGATGCTTCATGTTATCCATCACGGCTGCATGCCAATGTCCGTCTGGTTTGGCGTTAAATTCACTCCTG GCGGTCACTCAACCTTCTTTGGATTACTCAACACCTTCGTACACATTATCATGTACACGTACTATTTACTCGCCGCTCTAGGGCCAAAAATACAGCCTTACCTCTGGTGGAAAAAGTATCTTACGGCCTTCCAAATGATCCAAttcgtattaataatgatacacGCCTTCCAATTGCTCTTCATCGACTGCGATTATCCGAAAGCCTTCGTCTGGTGGATCGGCATGCACGCCATTatgttcttcttcctcttcaacAAGTTCTATCAGCAAAATTATCAACAAAAGAAGACTACTAAAAAGATGACAAGTAATGGTATTGCAAATGGCAAAGCGAACGGCGTCATCTCAAATGGCAATATCGCCAGCAACGGCACGATAAGAAGGGATGCTGCGGATTATTACGTTAAAGGAGAGAGTTTAGCAGCGACAGAATTCAACCTTCGAAAAGGTTATCTTCTGAACGAGTGA
- the LOC124430465 gene encoding elongation of very long chain fatty acids protein AAEL008004-like isoform X3, whose product MSIIIQYVDRFHEILDKHADARTTNWLLMRSPFPTLFICLTYIYIVKVLGPKLMENRKPFQLTNVLIVYNLLQVIFSAWLFHECLMGGWWSHYSFHCQPVDYSNSPTAIKMVHASWWYYFSKFTEFMDTIFFVLRKKNNHVSMLHVIHHGCMPMSVWFGVKFTPGGHSTFFGLLNTFVHIIMYTYYLLAALGPKIQPYLWWKKYLTAFQMIQFVLIMIHAFQLLFIDCDYPKAFVWWIGMHAIMFFFLFNKFYQQNYQQKKTTKKMTSNGIANGKANGVISNGNIASNGTIRRDAADYYVKGESLAATEFNLRKGYLLNE is encoded by the exons ATGTCGATTATAATTCAATACGTGGACCGGTTCCACGAAATCTTGGACAAACACGCAG ACGCACGAACGACGAACTGGCTATTGATGAGATCTCCCTTTCCAACTCTATTCATATGtcttacttatatatacatcgtcAAAGTTTTGGGACCAAAGCTGATGGAAAATCGAAAGCCCTTTCAACTGACGAACGTTCTCATAGTTTATAATTTGCTCCAAGTGATCTTCTCGGCGTGGCTCTTCCACGAG TGCCTGATGGGTGGATGGTGGAGCCACTATAGTTTCCATTGTCAGCCTGTGGATTATTCGAACAGCCCGACCGCAATAAAG ATGGTGCACGCCAGTTGGTGGTATTACTTTTCGAAATTTACGGAGTTCATGGATACG ATCTTTTTTGtactgagaaaaaaaaataaccacGTGTCGATGCTTCATGTTATCCATCACGGCTGCATGCCAATGTCCGTCTGGTTTGGCGTTAAATTCACTCCTG GCGGTCACTCAACCTTCTTTGGATTACTCAACACCTTCGTACACATTATCATGTACACGTACTATTTACTCGCCGCTCTAGGGCCAAAAATACAGCCTTACCTCTGGTGGAAAAAGTATCTTACGGCCTTCCAAATGATCCAAttcgtattaataatgatacacGCCTTCCAATTGCTCTTCATCGACTGCGATTATCCGAAAGCCTTCGTCTGGTGGATCGGCATGCACGCCATTatgttcttcttcctcttcaacAAGTTCTATCAGCAAAATTATCAACAAAAGAAGACTACTAAAAAGATGACAAGTAATGGTATTGCAAATGGCAAAGCGAACGGCGTCATCTCAAATGGCAATATCGCCAGCAACGGCACGATAAGAAGGGATGCTGCGGATTATTACGTTAAAGGAGAGAGTTTAGCAGCGACAGAATTCAACCTTCGAAAAGGTTATCTTCTGAACGAGTGA